In Lolium rigidum isolate FL_2022 chromosome 7, APGP_CSIRO_Lrig_0.1, whole genome shotgun sequence, the DNA window agcttgagcagtcgcgcatagcgcttcccaaaaacctaattcgccctctcccgtacaggatcgcaaggacgagcggttccggagacctgctctcccgttcgccgatgcacgtcggcgcgcgggatggagtaggctacgatggcggcgcaagcagagagaggtggaaaccctaactcgtgtattcagtatgtttctgcggtagccgggcaagagattatataggctcgggaaaccctaggcaacgtgggccacgcccacgtcgcacgagcgctcaatccactcaccacgagcgcggcgcgcgcgcgtcgtgtcgagtcgagacgagcgagcgaggaggagcgcgcgcgtgtagcactcctattctcactcactagtggtggaacaacccaccttataaggtggtctaacttcctctcaactttccatgtgggactaaacttcccacctcttgccactccctagtgagctgccaccaacttgggctcaaactcacaaggctgccactaagtgggctttgagatttatagggaaaatctgaaatctagtatgggccaccaaatgtgggcccaatatttcaacatttCTTTCTCTCTCGCACTGGCCAGCCCTTGCGCGACAGGTGGGTATCGTGGATAGCCCCAGAGGCCTCCCTACCCGCTCGCTTGTTCTCAATATGAAATTTTGCCAATTTAATTTTATATGACGTCATAGCAAGGCACGGTTATTTTTCCTAGCTAGTCTCACCTAAATAGTTTTGCACACTGCGTATAATAAAACTTTCACCAACTAGGTAACATCATCAGTACTGTACATAAAGCCAAAGGTGGGTGGCTATTAATTATGTGAGGTCGACTGCTCAACGGCTATGCGTACAAATTAAGGTTGAGGCTGTAACCTTTTTAACAACGAAAGTTACAGCAACAATAGAACAGAAGATGTGATTCACCTAgtcatcgctaggtggtccaagtaTCTACTACGTATTTGTAATATTATCATTTTTGGGGCTATCTGTAATATTGTTGATGATAATAGATCAGTGTAATTTTTGCAAGAAAAATTACAACTTAGTATATGACATCTCACAAGTTTGACCGACTCATAAATCATAAACAAAGATAAATGTTTCTCCTGTTTTAATATATCCTGTGAAAAAAGGGGAAAATCATATAGCCAAGGCATAGAGAAATGGAGTACTACGATTGTGATCACTCACTGCGTCTTCTTTCAAGTGCATATCACGAAACCACACGTTTTCCGGTGGTGTGCTTCTCCAACAAGATCCACTCATGCCATTATTTGTCATTCAGAAAAAAGCAAACAGCAAAAGAAAGAGTAGCCAAGAGAAGACTGTCAATGGCAAATCCGACCATCGTCCTACTGCCCGTCTGGGGAGTCGGCCACTTCATGCCCATGATCGAGGCCGGGAAGCGGATGGTCCAATGCAGCAGCCGCGCACTCTCGCTGACGGTGCTTCTCATGCCGGCGCCGACTGCGCAGGCTGCGTCCGACATCGCCGGCCACGTACGCCGGGAGGAAGGCGGCGACATCGACATCCGTTTCCACCACCTCCCGCACGTTCAGCTCCCGACCGACCACACGGGCATCGAGGAGTTCATCTCCCGCATAGTGCAGCTCCATGTGCCCCGCATCGGGGCTGCCATATCCGGCTTGACGTGTCCGGTGGCCGCTCTCGTCTTCGACATCTTCTGCACGGCGGCGCTCGACGTGACCCGCGAGCTCGCCGTCCCAGCCTACGTGTACTTCACCTCGAGCGCTGCGATGTTGGCGCTGCTATTGCGCTCGCCGACGCTCCacggggaggtggaggtggagttcCAAGAGATGGAAGGCGCGGTGGACGTAACGGGGCTCCCGCCGGTGCCGCCGTCCTTCCTGCCGCGGACTATGCTGGACAGGAAGATCCCGACGTACACATGGTTCGTAGAAACGGGAAGGCGCTACATGGAAGCCGACGGCATCATCGTCAACACTGCAGCGGAGCTCGAGCCGGGCGTcctcgccgccatcgccgacggCCGGTGCACGCGCGGTGTCCACGCGCCCACCGTGTACCCTATCGGGCCAGCAATCTCTATAAGCCAGCCAGCTGAGCCGCGGCACGAGTGCGTGCGGTGGCTCGACTCGCAGCCTCCGGCCTCGGTTCTGTTCCTCTGCTTCGGGAGCAAAGGGTGGTTGTCAACATCGCAGGTGCAGGAGATAGCCCACGGCCTGGAGCGCAGCGGGCACCGCTTCCTGTGGGTGCTGCGCGGCCTGCCGGGGGACACCTCGCATGGCGCACGTGACCCCAGAGATGCGAACCTTGCCGATGTGCTCCCGGAGGGGTTCTTGGAGAAGACAATGGAGATAGGGCTGGTGTGGCCGCAGAGAGCGCCGCAGAAGGACATACTGGCGCACGCCTCGGTCGGGGGATTCGTCacgcactgcgggtggaactccaTCCTGGAGAGCCTGTGGTTCGGCGTGCCGATGCTGCCGTGGCCGCTCGACGCCGACCAGCATTTCAACGCGTTCGCGTTGGTTCATGGCATGGGCGTGGCCGTACCATTAGAGTCGGACAGGAAGCGGGACAATTACGTCGAGGCCGCGGAGCTGGAACGGGCGGCTAGGTCTCTGATGGGCGGTGATGACGAGAGGGGAAAGGCGAAGGAGAAGGCCATGGAGATGAAACTCGTGTGCCGGAATGCCGTGGAGCAGGGCGGGTCTTCCTACGCTTCGTTGCAGAAGCTCTCCGAGAAGCTCCTCGGAGGGACGGTGCTACCGAAGAAATGATTTGCACTTCCACTTGGATGCCATCAACGCAAAATGGTCGAATGCCTCCGATTTAACTGTCATATGTTTCCCCTTGTGTTTCATATGACTCCAATATGGAGCTGTAAAGTTTATTTTGTCCAACTGTCTGGTGCTTTGCGGAATAAATAAATTTACTTGCGTTCATTTTCAGTATTGTTCATGGCAGGGCTGCAAACCAGTCGAGTTCGAGTTAGTTATACCCGGCTCAGCTCAGCTCACACAAATCATGCTACCTGTCAGCTTAGGACATGGTTCATCAATGTTTGTGTACAGGATTCCCTCTGATCCGG includes these proteins:
- the LOC124672508 gene encoding anthocyanidin 3-O-glucosyltransferase 2-like — translated: MEYYDCDHSLRLLSSAYHETTRFPVVCFSNKIHSCHYLSFRKKQTAKERVAKRRLSMANPTIVLLPVWGVGHFMPMIEAGKRMVQCSSRALSLTVLLMPAPTAQAASDIAGHVRREEGGDIDIRFHHLPHVQLPTDHTGIEEFISRIVQLHVPRIGAAISGLTCPVAALVFDIFCTAALDVTRELAVPAYVYFTSSAAMLALLLRSPTLHGEVEVEFQEMEGAVDVTGLPPVPPSFLPRTMLDRKIPTYTWFVETGRRYMEADGIIVNTAAELEPGVLAAIADGRCTRGVHAPTVYPIGPAISISQPAEPRHECVRWLDSQPPASVLFLCFGSKGWLSTSQVQEIAHGLERSGHRFLWVLRGLPGDTSHGARDPRDANLADVLPEGFLEKTMEIGLVWPQRAPQKDILAHASVGGFVTHCGWNSILESLWFGVPMLPWPLDADQHFNAFALVHGMGVAVPLESDRKRDNYVEAAELERAARSLMGGDDERGKAKEKAMEMKLVCRNAVEQGGSSYASLQKLSEKLLGGTVLPKK